The Nocardia sp. BMG51109 nucleotide sequence CGAAGGTCTTGAACGACGATCCGGTCTGCAAGGGGGCTTGCGCGAAATCGAAGCCGGCGCCGTCGTCGCCGCCGTAGTAGGCGCGAACGGCGCCCGAGCGCGGATCGATCGAGACGACCGCGCCGCGCAGTTCGGGCGGCTGCGGGCCCAGGCGGTTGCGCACGGCGTCCGTGGCGGCCTGCTGGGCGCGGGCGTCGATGGTCGTCACCACCTGCAGTGCGCCGGTGTTGATCTCGTGCTCGCTCACCCCGGCGGCGCGCAGCTCGCGCAGCACCTGGGTGCGGATCAGGCCGGTCGGGCCGTGCGCCGAGTCGTCGGCCGTCTGGGCGATCGGCGCGATATCCGGGAACTGGATCGCGTCGCGCTCCCCGGCCGGCAGCGTGCCCATCTCGACCATGCCGTCGAGCACGTAGTTCCAGCGCGCCTTCAGCTGGTCCAGGTGGGTTTCCGGATCGAGTATCGACGGCGTGCGCACCACGGCGGCGAGCACCGCGCCCTCGGCGAGGTTCAGCTCCGGGACCGGCTTGTCGAAGTAGGCCCGGGCGGCCGCCGCGATCCCGTACGCGCCGCGGCCGTAGTAGATGGTGTTGAAGTAGGCCGCGAGGATGTCGTCCTTGCTCCACTGCCGCGCCATCTTCGCCGAGATGATCAGCTCGCGCATCTTGCGCGACAGCGTGCGTTCGGAACTCAGGAACGCGTTCTTGACGTATTGCTGGGTGATCGTGGAGCCGCCGCCGGCGTCGTCGTGGCCCAGCAGGTTGTCGCGGGCCGCGCGCGCGTACGCCTCGGTCGAGTAGCCGGGGTTGGTGTAGAAGTTCCGATCCTCGGCCGACAGCATCGCGTTGCGGACCGGCTGCGGCACGTCCGACAGCGGTACCGGGGTCCGGTTGCCCTCCGGGGGAACCACTTTCGCCAGCACCGTGCTGCCGTCGGACGCGGTGACGGTGGCGATCTGGTTGGTCTGCACCGCGGCCGGCTCGGGGATCTCGGCGCTCCAGTAGGACAGCGTCAGCAGCAGCGCCGGGAGGACGAAGAAGATCAGGAACAGCGCCAGCAGCAGCCGCCGCACCCGCTGGGCCCGGGTGCGCTCCGGACGGGTCTGTGCCGCTCCGCGATTCGGCGGCCGGGGCCGCCGGTGTGGCCGGCCCGGTGCGGCCTGCCCGCGGCGAGCGGTGCCGGAGGCCGGCTCGTTCCAGCCGGCGACCGAGGCGTACGGCGCCGCCTCCCGGCTGCCGTGGCTGCGTCGCTTGCGGATCGAGCTCACGATCATCTCCCCTGCGTGTGGTTGCGCCGCAAACCGTGCTACGAGGAGCAGTCCCGCCTGTCGCCCCTCGCCGTGACGAGAGAAACCCGAGTGATCGTCATCGTACCTCGGTGATGCCGTCCGGCTATCTCATCGGGGCGCGGCGGCAGGGGGTGCCGTGGCGGACGGGGCTGTTGCGGCAGGCAGGGGGGTGGTGCGGCAGGCAGGGGTGGGGCCGAGGTCAGCTCTTCACGCCGCCCGCGGTCAGGCCCGAGATGATGCGGCGCTGGAAGATCAGCACCATGATCACCAGCGGCACCGTGACG carries:
- a CDS encoding transglycosylase domain-containing protein codes for the protein MIVSSIRKRRSHGSREAAPYASVAGWNEPASGTARRGQAAPGRPHRRPRPPNRGAAQTRPERTRAQRVRRLLLALFLIFFVLPALLLTLSYWSAEIPEPAAVQTNQIATVTASDGSTVLAKVVPPEGNRTPVPLSDVPQPVRNAMLSAEDRNFYTNPGYSTEAYARAARDNLLGHDDAGGGSTITQQYVKNAFLSSERTLSRKMRELIISAKMARQWSKDDILAAYFNTIYYGRGAYGIAAAARAYFDKPVPELNLAEGAVLAAVVRTPSILDPETHLDQLKARWNYVLDGMVEMGTLPAGERDAIQFPDIAPIAQTADDSAHGPTGLIRTQVLRELRAAGVSEHEINTGALQVVTTIDARAQQAATDAVRNRLGPQPPELRGAVVSIDPRSGAVRAYYGGDDGAGFDFAQAPLQTGSSFKTFAVLAALQQGMPLSYRLDSAPVTVNGVRVTNVEGESCGTCALSEAYKRSLNTSFYRLAQTIGPQAIADAAHQAGIPKQIPGVPGRTLTDGDGPPPPAIVLGVYSVRPIDMASAYATIAAAGVYHQPYFVQRVVTGDGRVLLDRGAHGGQLPPGEQRIPRQAAETTIQAMLPIAAYSHGHALADRPSAAKTGTTQLGDTGANKDAWMIGFTPSLATATWVGTEQSQPIHTSGGAPIYGSGLPSDIWKQTMDGALADTPVEPFGVPEQSPPPVPLFSDPPAAQAPSTQAPQGGGPFDVLGPQSGQQQPQQQQAPEPAPEPVVVLPPPPPEPRQVEIFPGLSIPVPG